A genome region from Anastrepha obliqua isolate idAnaObli1 chromosome 4, idAnaObli1_1.0, whole genome shotgun sequence includes the following:
- the LOC129244630 gene encoding metallophosphoesterase 1 isoform X3 produces MASLRLINSFVCYRLVLRAFISLSLLLIFFNEFIIYYISQTAWQQIDCKYDNCTRILFVADPQLIGNSYEKGFWSPISRYDADRYLRKTFERSLQFTQPHVICFLGDLLDEGSIATQQDFKGYVKRFQRIYKTNTDIRRIHVPGDNDIGGEDGEYISNSNVRRFEEAFQSEDLFDYENMLRFFKINRMMLDFTNPDREHNGQRLRIGISHAPILIGGGPLLRSVLSELDPHVIFSGHWHESRIFIHPSTHVVNFYESTVRHFDLRALKEKEHEYLEIMVPTASYRMGKMKMGLGYAVLENHQLSYTVLWLPSRFIYLFLYLFWLLLSLCGFIVFRMMTRCPFRVAKRQSPYSRISSIPQF; encoded by the exons ATGGCATCTCTGCGTCTGATAAATAG CTTTGTATGTTATAGATTAGTACTGCGTGCATTCATATCACTATCGTTACTGCTGATTTTCTTCAACGAATTTATTATATACTACATTAGTCAAACCGCGTGGCAACAGATTGATTGTAAATATG ATAACTGTACCCGCATATTATTTGTGGCTGATCCACAATTAATAGGTAATTCTTATGAGAAGGGCTTCTGGAGCCCCATATCGCGATACGATGCAGATAG ATACTTGCGAAAGACTTTCGAGCGATCCCTGCAGTTTACTCAACCACATGTTATTTGTTTCCTGGGTGATCTTTTGGACGAGGGTAGCATTGCTACGCAGCAAGATTTCAAAGGTTACGTCAAACGTTTTCAGCGCATTTACAAAACTAACACTGATATACGA CGCATTCATGTGCCGGGTGATAATGACATTGGCGGTGAGGATGgtgaatatatttcaaattcGAATGTGCGCCGTTTCGAAGAGGCATTTCAAAGTGAGGACCTGTTTGATTACGAGAATATGCTACGATTCTTCAAAATCAATCGGATGATGCTTGACTTCACGAATCCAGATCGCGAGCACAACGGACAACGGCTGCGCATTGGTATCTCTCATGCACCAATTCTAATTGGGGGTGGACCACTGTTGCGTTCAGTACTTAGCGAATTAGACCCTCACGTAATATTCTCTGGTCATTGGCATGAATCCAGAATTTTTATACATCCATCGACACATGTGGTGAATTTCTATGAGTCAACTGTGCGGCACTTCGATCTGCGCGCTCTAAAAGAAAAAGAGCATGAATACTTGGAGATTATGGTGCCGACAGCTTCATACCGCATGGGTAAAATGAAGATGGGACTTGGATATGCAGTGCTAG AGAACCATCAGCTTAGTTACACAGTGCTCTGGCTGCCCAGCCGGTTCATCTACTTATTTTTGTACTTGTTTTGGCTGCTTCTGTCATTGTGTGGTTTCATTGTGTTTAGAATGATGACGCGATGCCCTTTTCGTGTAGCCAAACGTCAATCGCCATACAGCCGAATTTCAAGCATACCtcaattttag
- the LOC129244630 gene encoding metallophosphoesterase 1 homolog isoform X1 has protein sequence MASLRLINSFVCYRLVLRAFISLSLLLIFFNEFIIYYISQTAWQQIDCKYDNCTRILFVADPQLIGNSYEKGFWSPISRYDADRYLRKTFERSLQFTQPHVICFLGDLLDEGSIATQQDFKGYVKRFQRIYKTNTDIRFKFISPYTQRIHVPGDNDIGGEDGEYISNSNVRRFEEAFQSEDLFDYENMLRFFKINRMMLDFTNPDREHNGQRLRIGISHAPILIGGGPLLRSVLSELDPHVIFSGHWHESRIFIHPSTHVVNFYESTVRHFDLRALKEKEHEYLEIMVPTASYRMGKMKMGLGYAVLENHQLSYTVLWLPSRFIYLFLYLFWLLLSLCGFIVFRMMTRCPFRVAKRQSPYSRISSIPQF, from the exons ATGGCATCTCTGCGTCTGATAAATAG CTTTGTATGTTATAGATTAGTACTGCGTGCATTCATATCACTATCGTTACTGCTGATTTTCTTCAACGAATTTATTATATACTACATTAGTCAAACCGCGTGGCAACAGATTGATTGTAAATATG ATAACTGTACCCGCATATTATTTGTGGCTGATCCACAATTAATAGGTAATTCTTATGAGAAGGGCTTCTGGAGCCCCATATCGCGATACGATGCAGATAG ATACTTGCGAAAGACTTTCGAGCGATCCCTGCAGTTTACTCAACCACATGTTATTTGTTTCCTGGGTGATCTTTTGGACGAGGGTAGCATTGCTACGCAGCAAGATTTCAAAGGTTACGTCAAACGTTTTCAGCGCATTTACAAAACTAACACTGATATACGA TTTAAATTTATATCTCCATATACGCAGCGCATTCATGTGCCGGGTGATAATGACATTGGCGGTGAGGATGgtgaatatatttcaaattcGAATGTGCGCCGTTTCGAAGAGGCATTTCAAAGTGAGGACCTGTTTGATTACGAGAATATGCTACGATTCTTCAAAATCAATCGGATGATGCTTGACTTCACGAATCCAGATCGCGAGCACAACGGACAACGGCTGCGCATTGGTATCTCTCATGCACCAATTCTAATTGGGGGTGGACCACTGTTGCGTTCAGTACTTAGCGAATTAGACCCTCACGTAATATTCTCTGGTCATTGGCATGAATCCAGAATTTTTATACATCCATCGACACATGTGGTGAATTTCTATGAGTCAACTGTGCGGCACTTCGATCTGCGCGCTCTAAAAGAAAAAGAGCATGAATACTTGGAGATTATGGTGCCGACAGCTTCATACCGCATGGGTAAAATGAAGATGGGACTTGGATATGCAGTGCTAG AGAACCATCAGCTTAGTTACACAGTGCTCTGGCTGCCCAGCCGGTTCATCTACTTATTTTTGTACTTGTTTTGGCTGCTTCTGTCATTGTGTGGTTTCATTGTGTTTAGAATGATGACGCGATGCCCTTTTCGTGTAGCCAAACGTCAATCGCCATACAGCCGAATTTCAAGCATACCtcaattttag
- the LOC129244630 gene encoding metallophosphoesterase 1 homolog isoform X4, which yields MASLRLINRLVLRAFISLSLLLIFFNEFIIYYISQTAWQQIDCKYDNCTRILFVADPQLIGNSYEKGFWSPISRYDADRYLRKTFERSLQFTQPHVICFLGDLLDEGSIATQQDFKGYVKRFQRIYKTNTDIRRIHVPGDNDIGGEDGEYISNSNVRRFEEAFQSEDLFDYENMLRFFKINRMMLDFTNPDREHNGQRLRIGISHAPILIGGGPLLRSVLSELDPHVIFSGHWHESRIFIHPSTHVVNFYESTVRHFDLRALKEKEHEYLEIMVPTASYRMGKMKMGLGYAVLENHQLSYTVLWLPSRFIYLFLYLFWLLLSLCGFIVFRMMTRCPFRVAKRQSPYSRISSIPQF from the exons ATGGCATCTCTGCGTCTGATAAATAG ATTAGTACTGCGTGCATTCATATCACTATCGTTACTGCTGATTTTCTTCAACGAATTTATTATATACTACATTAGTCAAACCGCGTGGCAACAGATTGATTGTAAATATG ATAACTGTACCCGCATATTATTTGTGGCTGATCCACAATTAATAGGTAATTCTTATGAGAAGGGCTTCTGGAGCCCCATATCGCGATACGATGCAGATAG ATACTTGCGAAAGACTTTCGAGCGATCCCTGCAGTTTACTCAACCACATGTTATTTGTTTCCTGGGTGATCTTTTGGACGAGGGTAGCATTGCTACGCAGCAAGATTTCAAAGGTTACGTCAAACGTTTTCAGCGCATTTACAAAACTAACACTGATATACGA CGCATTCATGTGCCGGGTGATAATGACATTGGCGGTGAGGATGgtgaatatatttcaaattcGAATGTGCGCCGTTTCGAAGAGGCATTTCAAAGTGAGGACCTGTTTGATTACGAGAATATGCTACGATTCTTCAAAATCAATCGGATGATGCTTGACTTCACGAATCCAGATCGCGAGCACAACGGACAACGGCTGCGCATTGGTATCTCTCATGCACCAATTCTAATTGGGGGTGGACCACTGTTGCGTTCAGTACTTAGCGAATTAGACCCTCACGTAATATTCTCTGGTCATTGGCATGAATCCAGAATTTTTATACATCCATCGACACATGTGGTGAATTTCTATGAGTCAACTGTGCGGCACTTCGATCTGCGCGCTCTAAAAGAAAAAGAGCATGAATACTTGGAGATTATGGTGCCGACAGCTTCATACCGCATGGGTAAAATGAAGATGGGACTTGGATATGCAGTGCTAG AGAACCATCAGCTTAGTTACACAGTGCTCTGGCTGCCCAGCCGGTTCATCTACTTATTTTTGTACTTGTTTTGGCTGCTTCTGTCATTGTGTGGTTTCATTGTGTTTAGAATGATGACGCGATGCCCTTTTCGTGTAGCCAAACGTCAATCGCCATACAGCCGAATTTCAAGCATACCtcaattttag
- the LOC129244630 gene encoding metallophosphoesterase 1 homolog isoform X2, whose translation MASLRLINRLVLRAFISLSLLLIFFNEFIIYYISQTAWQQIDCKYDNCTRILFVADPQLIGNSYEKGFWSPISRYDADRYLRKTFERSLQFTQPHVICFLGDLLDEGSIATQQDFKGYVKRFQRIYKTNTDIRFKFISPYTQRIHVPGDNDIGGEDGEYISNSNVRRFEEAFQSEDLFDYENMLRFFKINRMMLDFTNPDREHNGQRLRIGISHAPILIGGGPLLRSVLSELDPHVIFSGHWHESRIFIHPSTHVVNFYESTVRHFDLRALKEKEHEYLEIMVPTASYRMGKMKMGLGYAVLENHQLSYTVLWLPSRFIYLFLYLFWLLLSLCGFIVFRMMTRCPFRVAKRQSPYSRISSIPQF comes from the exons ATGGCATCTCTGCGTCTGATAAATAG ATTAGTACTGCGTGCATTCATATCACTATCGTTACTGCTGATTTTCTTCAACGAATTTATTATATACTACATTAGTCAAACCGCGTGGCAACAGATTGATTGTAAATATG ATAACTGTACCCGCATATTATTTGTGGCTGATCCACAATTAATAGGTAATTCTTATGAGAAGGGCTTCTGGAGCCCCATATCGCGATACGATGCAGATAG ATACTTGCGAAAGACTTTCGAGCGATCCCTGCAGTTTACTCAACCACATGTTATTTGTTTCCTGGGTGATCTTTTGGACGAGGGTAGCATTGCTACGCAGCAAGATTTCAAAGGTTACGTCAAACGTTTTCAGCGCATTTACAAAACTAACACTGATATACGA TTTAAATTTATATCTCCATATACGCAGCGCATTCATGTGCCGGGTGATAATGACATTGGCGGTGAGGATGgtgaatatatttcaaattcGAATGTGCGCCGTTTCGAAGAGGCATTTCAAAGTGAGGACCTGTTTGATTACGAGAATATGCTACGATTCTTCAAAATCAATCGGATGATGCTTGACTTCACGAATCCAGATCGCGAGCACAACGGACAACGGCTGCGCATTGGTATCTCTCATGCACCAATTCTAATTGGGGGTGGACCACTGTTGCGTTCAGTACTTAGCGAATTAGACCCTCACGTAATATTCTCTGGTCATTGGCATGAATCCAGAATTTTTATACATCCATCGACACATGTGGTGAATTTCTATGAGTCAACTGTGCGGCACTTCGATCTGCGCGCTCTAAAAGAAAAAGAGCATGAATACTTGGAGATTATGGTGCCGACAGCTTCATACCGCATGGGTAAAATGAAGATGGGACTTGGATATGCAGTGCTAG AGAACCATCAGCTTAGTTACACAGTGCTCTGGCTGCCCAGCCGGTTCATCTACTTATTTTTGTACTTGTTTTGGCTGCTTCTGTCATTGTGTGGTTTCATTGTGTTTAGAATGATGACGCGATGCCCTTTTCGTGTAGCCAAACGTCAATCGCCATACAGCCGAATTTCAAGCATACCtcaattttag